From Clarias gariepinus isolate MV-2021 ecotype Netherlands chromosome 2, CGAR_prim_01v2, whole genome shotgun sequence, one genomic window encodes:
- the LOC128517987 gene encoding dispanin subfamily A member 2b-like, with protein MQSPMVPLNVPLSDGRGAGTVVVSMPEHPPDYTVWSIATFFYGNPCCLGLVALIFSMKSRDQKMVGDMIGGKSYGSKARLFNIIALVLFAIFIILFIVIMVKTVSAVSSISNYYSRGRTYGNY; from the exons ATGCAGAGCCCTATGGTCCCACTCAACGTTCCTCTGAGCGATGGCAGAGGAGCAGGGACAGTCGTGGTGTCCATGCCGGAGCATCCACCTGATTATACAGTGTGGTCTATTGCCACCTTCTTCTATGGCAACCCGTGCTGTCTGGGCCTGGTCGCTTTGATTTTCTCCATGAAG tccaGAGACCAGAAGATGGTGGGTGACATGATTGGAGGGAAATCTTATGGCTCCAAGGCACGCCTTTTCAATATCATTGCACTTGTGCTTTTCGCCATATTTATCATACTTTTCATAGTGATAATGGTAAAGACTGTTTCTGCAGTTTCCAGCATCAGTAACTATTACAGCAGAGGAAGAACCTATGGAAACTACTAA